One window of the Streptomyces sp. TS71-3 genome contains the following:
- a CDS encoding amidase: MTELTDLTAARLIAAYRDGTLSPVEVTEAALRRCEEIQPSVNAFVRIAGEEAREQARASEERWRRGEPMGLLDGVPVTVKDILLQRGAPTLRGSLTVSPEGSWDEDAPSVARMREHGAVLVGKTTTPEFGWKGVTDSPLSGVTRNPHDLSRTAGGSSGGSAAAVAMGAGPLSLGTDGGGSVRIPAAFCGIFALKPTYGRVPLYPASAFGTLAHVGPMTRDALDAALMMDVISAPDSRDWSHLGPVRDSYVQALSHADDGTELGEPTEALRGLRVAYAPTLGGYAGVQPAVAEAVERAVRRLAELGAVVEEADPGFADPVEAFHTLWFSGAARVTEPLGAEARGLLDPGLREIIALGAASSALDYLAAVDVRMALGRRMGLFHDTYDLLVTPALPLTAFEAGREAPAEAGADGTAGTAGTGGGRWTGWTPFTYPFNLTQQPAASVPVGTDEAGLPIGLQLVGARHADALVLRAAHALYAAGVATGGLAAVPGTR; this comes from the coding sequence ATGACCGAACTCACAGACCTGACCGCCGCCCGGCTGATCGCCGCCTACCGCGATGGCACCCTCAGCCCGGTCGAGGTGACGGAGGCCGCCCTGCGGCGCTGCGAGGAGATTCAGCCCTCCGTGAACGCCTTCGTCCGGATAGCCGGTGAGGAGGCCCGGGAGCAGGCGCGGGCGTCGGAGGAGCGCTGGCGGCGCGGCGAGCCGATGGGTCTGCTGGACGGCGTGCCGGTGACCGTCAAGGACATCCTGCTGCAACGGGGCGCGCCCACCCTGCGCGGCTCCCTGACGGTGTCCCCGGAGGGGTCCTGGGACGAGGACGCGCCGTCGGTGGCACGGATGCGGGAGCACGGCGCCGTCCTCGTCGGCAAGACGACCACTCCCGAGTTCGGCTGGAAGGGGGTCACGGACTCCCCGCTGTCCGGCGTGACCCGCAATCCGCACGACCTCTCGCGCACCGCCGGCGGGTCGAGCGGCGGCAGCGCGGCGGCCGTGGCCATGGGCGCCGGGCCGCTGTCGCTGGGCACGGACGGCGGAGGCTCGGTGCGGATCCCGGCCGCCTTCTGCGGCATCTTCGCGTTGAAACCCACCTACGGGCGCGTACCGCTGTATCCGGCGAGCGCGTTCGGCACGCTGGCGCACGTCGGCCCGATGACCCGCGACGCCCTCGACGCCGCGCTGATGATGGACGTGATCAGCGCCCCGGACTCCCGCGACTGGTCCCATCTGGGCCCGGTGCGCGACAGCTACGTGCAGGCGCTCTCGCACGCGGACGACGGCACCGAGCTGGGCGAGCCCACCGAGGCCCTGCGCGGGCTGCGGGTGGCGTACGCGCCGACGCTGGGGGGCTACGCCGGCGTGCAGCCGGCGGTCGCAGAGGCGGTGGAGCGCGCCGTGCGCCGGCTCGCCGAGCTGGGCGCGGTGGTGGAGGAGGCCGACCCGGGCTTCGCGGACCCGGTGGAGGCGTTCCACACCCTGTGGTTCAGCGGCGCGGCCCGCGTCACCGAGCCGCTCGGCGCCGAGGCGCGCGGCCTGCTCGACCCCGGGCTGAGGGAGATCATCGCCCTCGGGGCTGCCTCCAGCGCGCTGGACTACCTGGCCGCGGTGGACGTCAGGATGGCCCTCGGCCGCCGGATGGGCCTCTTCCACGACACCTACGACCTGCTGGTGACGCCGGCGCTCCCGCTGACCGCGTTCGAGGCGGGCCGCGAGGCCCCGGCGGAGGCCGGGGCGGACGGCACCGCGGGGACGGCCGGCACCGGGGGCGGCCGCTGGACGGGCTGGACCCCGTTCACGTACCCGTTCAACCTGACCCAGCAGCCCGCGGCCTCGGTGCCCGTCGGCACGGACGAGGCGGGGCTGCCCATCGGCCTCCAGCTCGTCGGCGCCCG
- a CDS encoding bifunctional diguanylate cyclase/phosphodiesterase, whose amino-acid sequence MPRAVLDTPDGDRGRHVPAVPLAPAPVPLVPVGRLTPAVHLAAFDAAPVALAVVDGRGIVVHANTAFTRIFGAGRTAPTGRVAADLLNLASDARTWQAYCEVLHGRGTKLRCTRRLKHPAGHSLWGQVTVVPLPPGETADETGGAVLLSVLDISARRELQARLRHLQMHDPVTRLANRTLFFERLTNALEPGGFDRYDSDPQEAGAAGTPGSAGAARTASCASGSSSLINAYGDGGTGRIGLCFLDLDGFKAINDTLGHRVGDRLLAAVAERLTRCADQAGSGRAGTPLVARLGGDEFALLVEDSTGTDQVADLAESVLRALQEPFDLAGQRLTISASIGVVERRMAGTTATGLMQAADTTLYWAKADGKGRWTLFDPERNAHRMTRQALSSTLRAAVERGEFILDYQPLVGLENGALHGVEALVRWQHPQFGPLTPNRFIGLAEEDGSIVQLGRWVLRTACRQARRWQLDHPDVPPVYVSVNVAVRQVWDSDLVADVAEILAETGLAPRLLQLELTESAVMGSAGRPLQALQALSDMGVRIAIDDFGTGYSNLAYLSRLPVSVLKLDGSFVHGFRYDDGAHPNPADEVIVEALVQLAHRLGLSVTAECVETPRQADRLRRIGCDMAQGWLYSRPVAPDHISGMLTAGACLRA is encoded by the coding sequence ATGCCGAGGGCGGTCCTCGACACGCCGGACGGCGACCGCGGCCGGCACGTGCCCGCCGTCCCGCTCGCACCCGCCCCCGTGCCGCTCGTGCCCGTCGGCCGGCTCACGCCCGCCGTGCACCTGGCCGCCTTCGACGCCGCGCCCGTCGCGCTGGCCGTCGTCGACGGCAGGGGCATCGTGGTGCACGCGAACACCGCCTTCACGCGGATCTTCGGCGCCGGCCGCACCGCCCCCACCGGCCGGGTCGCCGCGGACCTGCTGAACCTCGCCTCCGACGCCCGGACCTGGCAGGCGTACTGCGAGGTCCTGCACGGCCGGGGCACCAAGCTGCGCTGCACCCGGCGCCTGAAGCACCCCGCAGGGCACTCGCTCTGGGGCCAGGTGACGGTCGTGCCGCTGCCGCCCGGCGAGACGGCGGACGAGACCGGGGGCGCGGTGCTGCTGTCCGTCCTGGACATCAGCGCCCGCCGCGAGCTCCAGGCCCGGCTGCGGCACCTCCAGATGCACGACCCGGTGACCCGGCTCGCCAACCGCACCCTGTTCTTCGAACGGCTGACCAACGCCCTCGAACCGGGCGGGTTCGACAGGTACGACAGCGATCCCCAAGAAGCCGGTGCGGCCGGTACACCCGGTTCGGCCGGCGCCGCCCGCACCGCCTCCTGCGCGTCCGGCTCCTCCTCGCTCATCAACGCCTACGGGGACGGCGGCACCGGCCGGATCGGGCTGTGCTTCCTCGACCTCGACGGCTTCAAGGCGATCAACGACACGCTCGGCCACCGGGTAGGCGACCGGCTGCTCGCGGCCGTGGCGGAGCGGCTGACGCGCTGCGCGGACCAGGCGGGGTCGGGCCGCGCCGGCACCCCCCTGGTGGCCAGGCTGGGCGGCGACGAGTTCGCCCTGCTCGTGGAGGACTCGACCGGCACGGACCAGGTCGCGGACCTCGCCGAGTCGGTGCTGCGGGCCCTCCAGGAGCCCTTCGACCTGGCCGGGCAGCGCCTCACGATCTCCGCCTCGATCGGCGTGGTCGAGCGCCGCATGGCGGGCACCACGGCCACCGGCCTGATGCAGGCCGCGGACACCACGCTGTACTGGGCGAAGGCCGACGGCAAGGGCCGCTGGACGCTCTTCGACCCGGAGCGCAACGCCCACCGCATGACCCGCCAGGCGCTGTCCTCGACGCTCAGGGCCGCCGTCGAGCGGGGCGAGTTCATCCTGGACTACCAGCCGCTGGTGGGCCTGGAGAACGGCGCGCTGCACGGCGTGGAGGCGCTGGTGCGCTGGCAGCACCCGCAATTCGGGCCCTTGACGCCGAATCGGTTCATCGGACTGGCCGAAGAGGACGGCTCGATCGTGCAGCTCGGCCGCTGGGTGCTGCGCACGGCGTGCCGCCAGGCCCGCCGCTGGCAGCTCGACCACCCGGACGTGCCACCGGTCTACGTGAGCGTGAACGTCGCCGTGCGCCAGGTCTGGGACTCCGACCTGGTGGCCGACGTCGCCGAGATCCTCGCCGAGACCGGCCTCGCCCCCCGGCTGCTCCAGCTCGAACTGACCGAGTCCGCGGTGATGGGCTCCGCGGGACGCCCGCTCCAGGCCCTCCAGGCGCTCAGCGACATGGGCGTGCGGATCGCCATCGACGACTTCGGCACCGGCTACTCCAACCTGGCCTACCTCAGCAGGCTGCCGGTCTCGGTGCTGAAGCTGGACGGCTCCTTCGTGCACGGGTTCCGGTACGACGACGGTGCGCACCCGAACCCGGCCGACGAGGTGATCGTGGAGGCCCTGGTGCAGCTCGCGCACCGGCTCGGCCTCTCCGTGACCGCCGAGTGCGTGGAGACCCCGCGCCAGGCGGACCGGCTGCGCCGCATCGGCTGCGACATGGCCCAGGGCTGGCTGTACTCGCGGCCGGTGGCCCCGGACCACATCTCCGGAATGCTGACGGCGGGAGCGTGCCTACGGGCGTGA
- a CDS encoding aspartate/glutamate racemase family protein: MDVSILGGPHPQRGVGIVAPFDFALDRELWRWVPDEVSLYVTRTPFVPVEVSLDLARMVSEHETLEEAVRALSVAEPEVVAYACTSGSFVGGTAGERAMVEAMNRAGEADSLTTSGALLEAVKEVSASRIALVTPYTDSVTGALEDYLAEAGVQVTGRAGLGLTRHIWKVPYRDVVDMAREAVRGAADALFISCTNLPTYDVIPQLEAELRMPVLSANQVTMWAAMRRLGTRAVGPYQALLNPRAWPDGVLDQPPAAAGGGPVLPEGPSTPEAEGGWA; this comes from the coding sequence ATGGACGTCTCGATCCTGGGTGGCCCCCACCCTCAGCGCGGTGTGGGGATCGTCGCGCCTTTCGATTTCGCACTCGACCGTGAACTGTGGCGTTGGGTTCCGGACGAGGTCTCGCTCTACGTGACCCGCACACCGTTCGTGCCGGTCGAGGTCAGCCTCGACCTGGCCCGGATGGTCAGCGAGCACGAGACCCTGGAGGAGGCGGTACGCGCGCTCAGCGTGGCCGAACCCGAGGTGGTCGCGTACGCCTGCACCTCCGGCAGTTTCGTCGGCGGTACCGCCGGTGAGCGGGCGATGGTCGAGGCGATGAACCGCGCCGGGGAGGCGGACTCGCTGACCACCTCCGGCGCGCTCCTGGAGGCGGTCAAAGAGGTGTCGGCCTCGCGCATCGCCCTGGTCACCCCCTACACCGACTCGGTCACCGGCGCCCTGGAGGACTACCTGGCCGAGGCCGGGGTGCAGGTCACCGGTCGGGCGGGGCTCGGCCTGACCCGGCACATCTGGAAGGTGCCGTACCGCGATGTCGTGGATATGGCACGGGAGGCGGTGCGCGGGGCCGCCGACGCGCTCTTCATCAGCTGCACGAACCTCCCGACGTACGACGTGATCCCCCAGCTGGAGGCCGAGCTGAGGATGCCCGTGCTGTCCGCGAACCAGGTGACGATGTGGGCCGCGATGCGGCGCCTGGGCACCCGGGCCGTGGGGCCGTACCAGGCGCTGCTCAACCCTCGTGCGTGGCCCGACGGCGTCCTCGACCAGCCGCCCGCGGCGGCCGGCGGCGGCCCGGTCCTTCCGGAGGGGCCGTCCACACCGGAGGCCGAGGGCGGCTGGGCGTGA
- a CDS encoding D-2-hydroxyacid dehydrogenase encodes MSEAALPSLLVLGPEPPPRLGALTGRTRIEFADEDSLAAQLPAADVLLVWDFASHAVRSAWPGEGPRPRWVHTASAGVDHLMTPALAASDTVVTNARGIFDQPIAEYVAALVLAMAKDLPATWSLQARHEWRHRETQRVAENHACVIGSGPIGVAIARTLEALGITTAVLGRRARPGVHGGEDLEPLVAAADWVISAAPLTDDTRGMFDARFFGLMRPSARFVNIGRGPLVVEADLAQALSRRWIAGAALDVFEQEPLPPESPLWDTPGLLVNPHMSGDTIGWRDDLAAQFVAMYERWEAGEPLPNVVDKERGYVPGA; translated from the coding sequence ATGTCCGAAGCCGCTCTTCCCAGCCTGCTCGTTCTCGGCCCCGAGCCTCCTCCGCGGCTCGGGGCGCTCACGGGGCGCACTCGGATCGAATTCGCCGACGAGGACTCGCTCGCCGCTCAATTGCCCGCCGCGGACGTGTTGTTGGTATGGGACTTCGCCTCGCACGCGGTGCGCTCGGCATGGCCGGGTGAAGGCCCGCGACCACGCTGGGTGCATACCGCCAGTGCGGGCGTCGATCATTTGATGACTCCGGCGCTGGCCGCCTCGGACACCGTGGTGACCAATGCGCGGGGAATTTTCGACCAGCCGATCGCCGAGTACGTCGCCGCCCTCGTTCTGGCGATGGCAAAAGACCTGCCGGCCACCTGGTCGCTCCAGGCCCGGCACGAGTGGCGGCACCGCGAGACCCAGAGAGTGGCCGAAAACCACGCCTGCGTGATCGGCTCGGGACCCATCGGAGTGGCCATCGCGCGGACACTGGAGGCGCTGGGGATCACCACGGCGGTGCTCGGCCGCCGCGCGCGCCCCGGCGTGCACGGCGGGGAGGACCTGGAACCGCTGGTGGCGGCCGCCGACTGGGTGATCAGTGCGGCGCCGCTCACCGACGACACGCGGGGGATGTTCGACGCCCGGTTCTTCGGGCTCATGCGGCCCTCCGCCCGCTTCGTCAACATCGGCCGGGGCCCCCTCGTCGTCGAGGCCGACCTCGCTCAGGCGCTGTCGCGGCGGTGGATCGCGGGCGCCGCGCTGGACGTCTTCGAGCAGGAGCCGCTGCCGCCCGAGAGCCCGCTGTGGGACACGCCGGGGCTGCTGGTCAACCCGCACATGAGCGGCGACACCATCGGCTGGCGGGACGACCTCGCGGCCCAGTTCGTCGCCATGTACGAACGGTGGGAGGCGGGCGAGCCGCTGCCGAACGTCGTCGACAAGGAGCGCGGCTACGTGCCCGGCGCCTGA
- a CDS encoding aspartate/glutamate racemase family protein produces MTALGFLYPGHSAEDDYPRMEQLIGSNIRLSVVHTDIGEDAHRVDALLEMGSADRLSAGVEELRLAGAEAVVWACTSASFVYGWKGAHDQVRALAKSAGLPSSSTSFAFLHAAKEMGAGRVAVAATYPDDVAELFADFLKAGGVEVLTTRGSGIITAAEVGTWGRDEVLELARAGDHPDADAVLMPDTALHTVAYLPELEEALGKPVLTANQVTAWEGLRLAGRRVNAPAMGALFTKEPLVQVNV; encoded by the coding sequence GTGACCGCACTGGGATTCCTGTATCCCGGCCACTCGGCGGAGGACGACTACCCGCGCATGGAGCAGCTGATCGGCAGCAACATCCGGCTGTCGGTCGTCCACACGGACATCGGCGAGGACGCGCACCGCGTCGACGCGCTGCTGGAGATGGGCTCCGCGGACCGCCTCTCGGCGGGGGTCGAAGAACTGCGCCTCGCCGGTGCGGAGGCCGTCGTCTGGGCGTGCACCAGCGCCAGCTTCGTCTACGGCTGGAAGGGTGCGCACGACCAGGTGCGGGCGCTCGCCAAGTCGGCGGGGCTCCCCTCGTCCAGCACGTCCTTCGCGTTCCTGCACGCGGCCAAGGAGATGGGCGCCGGACGGGTGGCGGTCGCCGCCACCTACCCCGACGACGTCGCCGAGCTCTTCGCGGACTTCCTGAAGGCCGGCGGGGTCGAGGTGCTGACGACCCGCGGCAGCGGCATCATCACCGCGGCCGAGGTCGGTACCTGGGGTCGCGACGAGGTGCTGGAGCTGGCGCGCGCCGGTGATCACCCGGACGCGGACGCGGTGCTGATGCCCGACACCGCCCTGCACACGGTGGCGTACCTGCCCGAGCTGGAGGAGGCTCTCGGCAAGCCGGTGCTCACCGCGAACCAGGTCACGGCGTGGGAGGGGTTGCGGCTTGCCGGGCGCCGCGTGAACGCCCCCGCGATGGGGGCGCTCTTCACCAAGGAGCCGTTGGTGCAGGTCAACGTCTGA
- a CDS encoding LLM class flavin-dependent oxidoreductase, with amino-acid sequence MNASDAAARPAEEIVGDTRGTAPVPLSVLDLVTVGAGYTATDALRTSVRLARLAEQRGFHRYWVAEHHSMPGVASSSPAVILAHLAAHTERIRLGSGGVMLPNHAPLVIAEQFGTLQAMAPGRIDLGLGRAPGTDGATAAALRRTDHLNEGADDFPQQLAELTRFLDDDFPDGHPYARIHAVPGPVQANAAGGVQSPARPPVWLLGSSGFSARLAGVLGLPFAFAHHFSARNTVPALDLYRQSFTPSAVLDKPYALIGVSALATEDEKEARRQVMAAALNMVRLRTGRPGLVPTPEEAEAYEFSPVEREFIDGWNANVVHGTPDEVRAGLDDLQKRTGADELMITANAHSGDLRVRSYELIADAYGLPQE; translated from the coding sequence GTGAACGCGAGCGACGCCGCCGCCCGGCCGGCCGAGGAGATCGTCGGAGACACGAGGGGCACCGCCCCCGTGCCGCTCTCGGTTCTGGACCTGGTCACCGTCGGAGCGGGGTACACCGCGACCGACGCGTTGCGCACCAGCGTCCGGCTGGCCCGGCTCGCGGAGCAGCGCGGCTTCCACCGCTACTGGGTCGCCGAGCACCACTCGATGCCCGGCGTCGCGTCCTCCTCGCCCGCCGTGATCCTGGCGCACCTCGCCGCCCACACCGAGCGGATCCGGCTCGGTTCGGGCGGCGTGATGCTGCCCAACCACGCGCCGCTGGTCATCGCCGAGCAGTTCGGCACCCTCCAGGCCATGGCCCCGGGCCGGATCGACCTGGGCCTCGGCCGCGCGCCCGGCACCGACGGCGCGACCGCCGCGGCCCTGCGCCGCACCGACCACCTGAACGAGGGCGCGGACGACTTCCCCCAGCAGCTCGCCGAGCTCACCCGGTTCCTGGACGACGACTTCCCCGACGGGCATCCGTACGCCCGCATCCACGCCGTTCCCGGCCCCGTCCAGGCGAACGCGGCCGGCGGGGTGCAGTCGCCGGCCCGGCCGCCGGTCTGGCTGCTCGGCTCGTCCGGCTTCAGCGCACGCCTCGCCGGTGTGCTCGGACTGCCGTTCGCCTTCGCCCACCACTTCTCGGCGCGGAACACCGTGCCCGCGCTCGACCTCTACCGGCAGTCGTTCACGCCGTCCGCGGTGCTCGACAAGCCGTACGCGCTGATCGGCGTCTCGGCGCTGGCGACCGAGGACGAGAAGGAGGCCCGCCGCCAGGTCATGGCGGCGGCGCTCAACATGGTCCGGCTGCGGACCGGACGCCCCGGCCTGGTTCCGACCCCGGAGGAGGCCGAGGCGTACGAGTTCAGTCCCGTCGAGCGTGAGTTCATCGACGGCTGGAACGCCAACGTGGTCCACGGCACCCCCGACGAGGTGCGGGCCGGCCTCGACGACCTCCAGAAGCGCACCGGCGCCGACGAGCTGATGATCACGGCCAACGCCCACAGCGGCGATCTGCGGGTGCGCTCCTACGAGCTGATCGCCGACGCCTACGGGCTGCCGCAGGAGTGA